A single genomic interval of Prunus dulcis chromosome 5, ALMONDv2, whole genome shotgun sequence harbors:
- the LOC117629125 gene encoding uncharacterized protein LOC117629125: MAGSSSSELRTPVFNGENYEFWSIRLKTILKSHGLWDLVENGFDASDPMKEKGKEEGSKAAEEEKSVTAETLMKDARALGLIQGAVSDQIFPRIVNEETSKGAWDILKQEFRGDKQVRSVKLQGLRREFEYTRMKDSESFSVYAAKLFDLINQMKNYGEELPRERVVQKLLISLPRSYDSICSVIEHSKDLDTLEIQEVVASLKNFELRLDRHNENSTEKAFTSLNIESKSSKNGSSSGVFGKGMVKIFDDWSLQNPIAKVPMTSNRCFSHNGTCYSVGAESKCDSQFADLA, from the exons ATGGCAGGATCAAGCTCTTCTGAGCTTCGTACACCAGTattcaatggagaaaactatGAGTTTTGGAGCATTAGATTGAAGACCATTCTGAAATCTCATGGACTGTgggatttggttgaaaatggctTTGATGCTTCAGATCcaatgaaggaaaaaggaaaggaagaaggatCTAAAGCAGCTGAAGAAGAGAAATCTGTAACGGCTGAGACCTTGATGAAAGATGCTCGTGCACTTGGACTGATCCAAGGTGCAGTCTCAGACCAAATTTTTCCCAGAATAgtgaatgaagaaacctcaaaaGGTGCATGGGATATTTTGAAGCAAGAGTTTAGAGGTGATAAACAGGTAAGAAGTGTGAAACTACAAGGCCTACGTAGAGAGTTTGAATACACTCGTATGAAGGATAGTGAatcattttctgtttatgcTGCTAAACTGTTTGatctaattaatcaaatgaagaaTTATGGTGAAGAGTTACCTAGAGAAAGAGTTGTGCAGAAATTGCTTATTAGCTTGCCTAGATCTTATGATTCTATATGTTCTGTGATTGAGCATTCAAAGGATCTTGACActcttgaaattcaagaagTGGTTGCATCTCTCAAGAACTTTGAGCTCAGATTAGATAGGCACAATGAAAATTCCACAGAAAAGGCTTTCACTAGTCTGAACATTGAGAGTAAAAGCTCTAAGAATGGAAGTTCTTCTGGAG TATTTGGAAAGGGAATGGTGAAAATTTTTGATGATTGGTCACTGCAAAATCCTATAGCTAAGGTTCCAATGACTAGCAATAGGTGTTTCTCTCACAATGGTACCTGCTACTCAGTTGGTGCTGAGAGCAAGTGTGACTCACAGTTTGCAGACTTGGCATAA